The sequence AGGGAATCACGATAGGTGCGACAAGAAGAGTGCGGTAGACATATTGGCGCCGCCGACCCCGCAGGTGAAAGACCAGTTCGGAGACGAGCAGCGGCGTCACCAGTGCCAGAAGTAACCCCAGGCCCACCCAGATGCCCATGTTCAGTGAAGCCTGCCCCATCACTGGGTCGCTCAGCGCCCGCCCGAAGTTCTCAAACCCAGTGAAGGTGGGCACGTTCAGACCGTCCCAGTCAGTGAATGCCCGTACAATGGCGGTATAGGCTGGGTAGTACGAGAAGTAGCCAGTCAGCAGCAGGGTCGGCAGCAGAAAAAGGTAGGCAGGCCACCCGCCACGCAGCCGGGTGAGAAAGCTGCGCCGCGCAGAGCGAGCAGAGCGGAAACCGGGTCGGGCAGTCATGGAACTCCTCTAGGAAAAGCGAAGCAGGCCGGACAAGCGCGCAGGGGCTCCTGTCCGGCCTGTAAATCAGGCGGCCCGGCTCTGGAGCCAGGTATAGCTGAGGGTTGTCAGCAGGTAAGGACGGTCACTCATCTGAGGGGAAACATCGGCCTGTGTTCAGTACTTCGACAGGTCAATTTTGTTCTTGCGGGCATAATCCGCTGCGGCGCGATCCAGCACCGTCTGTGCCTGCACCTTGGCCTGCTCCAGCGTAACATTTCCGCTGAGGTACAGCCCAAAAATACGCTGCATATCGCCCCAGCCCAAGTTAGCCGAAGCGTTTGCCATTCCCACAGAGCGCTCAGGCTGCTTGATCTGCGCCTGGATGGCCGCCGCATCAAAGCTGTTCAGGGCGAGTTTGGCCGTGGTGCCGGGCCAGGTGGGCACGTAGGTTCCCTGCTCGGCTGTTAGGCGTTGCAGGTTCTTCGGCGTGCCAAAGTAGCGCATCCAGTCGAGCACGGCTTCCATCTTGCCAGCCTCTCGCATGCTCTTGTTCGACAGTGGCGTGCTGACGGCGTATTGAAAGCCGCCCGTGCCTGTGTAAGCATTGGCGGTATTTACGCCAGTCGCGTACTTGCTTTCTTTCTGGGTCAGGCGTGGAAAGTTAAAAGCTGAAACCGGGAACTTGACGCCAGCGTCCAGCATCTCGCGGGTTTTGTAGCTACCTTCGTACAGCATGGCTTCCTTCTGGCCCACGAAATCCTGGAAAGCGTCGTAGTTCTTGGAAGGGTCCGCGGTCAGGTAGTCCTTCGGCCAAGTATCCGTAAACTGCTTCATAACCGGCCACCACGACATAAAGCGGTCGTCTTCGGGCGTCAGGATGCCCTTGTGAATCGCCACTGCCTCGTCCAGAGGTGACTGGCCGGGCAAGCCGTCGTATCCCGTCAATTTGACGTAGTCTTTACTGTACAGGTCAGTCAGGAAGTGGCGACTCCACCAGGGGTAAGCAGGCACGGCGTGCATAGGGTAGATACCGGCCGCGCTCAGCTTTTTGGACACGGCAATAAGCTCAGGCCAGCTGGCTGGCGCCTTCGTGATGCCCACTTTCTTGAAAAGGTTTGTGTTGTAAAAAATGGTGTACACCACCCTATCGCCGCTCAGGGTGTACACGGCGCCACTGGGGTTGCGGCTCTCGGCCAGCTG is a genomic window of Deinococcus sp. QL22 containing:
- a CDS encoding ABC transporter substrate-binding protein codes for the protein MRRRIALTALLLSSFAAAAPGSWRGTITMSAADYAPNFPGQSRPLKVFQQIASEYEKKYPGMKIKFHNAPVPDTNTMIRVKAAAGELFDIYWAQAYSLNSTLPKGVAADLAPAFRQPNPYISGNKAWQDVMDKAQLAESRNPSGAVYTLSGDRVVYTIFYNTNLFKKVGITKAPASWPELIAVSKKLSAAGIYPMHAVPAYPWWSRHFLTDLYSKDYVKLTGYDGLPGQSPLDEAVAIHKGILTPEDDRFMSWWPVMKQFTDTWPKDYLTADPSKNYDAFQDFVGQKEAMLYEGSYKTREMLDAGVKFPVSAFNFPRLTQKESKYATGVNTANAYTGTGGFQYAVSTPLSNKSMREAGKMEAVLDWMRYFGTPKNLQRLTAEQGTYVPTWPGTTAKLALNSFDAAAIQAQIKQPERSVGMANASANLGWGDMQRIFGLYLSGNVTLEQAKVQAQTVLDRAAADYARKNKIDLSKY